The DNA region ataaaagctaaagtcactaactttttttaaaattttttatgaacaaaaaagacatttaaaaaacaaaaaggaattaCAAAAAGAAGAGCCACAAGCCTTTGATAATAGAAACAAAATAGGCAGGGCCACATCCAAGTCGCTAACTACAAAAGCAATATCAAGGCAAGTACATACTTTGATACATGTGCATGCTACAAAATATCAACCTTAGACATTGCCAGCTTTAcccttaggcaattgcctagggaccttaggattaaaaaaaaaaaatccataactTTGCTCCTAAAAGATAATGCTATATTTTTTCAACACCttccacatatatatatatatatatatatatatatatatatatatatatatatatatatcttctcataaaaaaaatgattgaaatataGATATACAATAAATCACTTAGAGTCATTGTTTTACTTCTTAAATCTTGTTGAGTGAGGTCTGACAGCATAATCTTCTTAGCATTCTTTTATATATCAAGTTCAACTTCAACCTTATAAAGTTCAAAAACAATTAAAGTCTCGAATTTCTTGTGAATAATAAATATATCTATGAGAGAAAAATCATAAAGAAAATTGGATTAAGGGCTTTGCCAAATCTCTTGGAAGTAATAACAATTTACTATAAAAAACTATGGGCATGCGAGATGACCTATCCCTACTGAACAATTCATAATTACAGTCTCATTGTGGAACTTAATGCTTTTAAAgcgtttctttatttttatttttatttttgagaaaacagTGTGGTCCAGTTGATTACTAATGATACATCTAATCTCTTAAGGAAACCTTTACTAATTGATTGCATGAATCACTTGAGAATTTTCCCCAACAAATATATTGGGCATGTGTTTGGCAAAGCCAACAAGTGTATTAATACACATTAACTTTACCCacaattttttatctttcaaaGAACCCCTGCTTGTGACGAAGAAtctgctcatttttttttttaattataaaacttAGCTAACTTGTAATAAGCTTTTTTTCCCATCAAAATTGTAATAGACTTATTCTTATCCTCTTTcatccaaaaaatgaaaaaaaaaatcattagttaAGACATAAAACATTGGGTAAATTACATCCCCCTAGGTTttattaaattacattatcCCCAAATGTGCTCACCTTTGCACTATTAATAAATGTTAAGATAGATAAGCTCATAAATAAAACACCTCATTTGAATGGAATATTCGGTTTTAGGAAAGTAGAAAGTTAGAGCCTACGCAATTCCTATCAAGAACGAACGGCGTCGTTTTATTCACTTTTACTCGCTTTTAAACCTTTGTACTCGAAGCTACCTAACCAATATCTTTTTTCTCAATTTGAGAGCTACAGTTTTAAAGGTCCAAACTatctctagggtttttctctcagACCTCCTCCATCACAAAGCAAAGCTTCACTCACAGCCACAGGTACCAAACCCTAACCCATTTTTCTCTGATTTCAACGGATCTGACTATGTTTCTCACTACTCTTAACTGTTTCTGCTTCATTTTCAGCTAAATCTAACGAAAGTTGTTTGTGTGCTACAATAAATCTTTATTCTCTGATCTAAGCTTATTTGATTCTGCTTTACTCTTAATTAAATTGCTTCGATCTTTTTGCTGTGTATTTATTGTTACTTGTACGaagaactaataataattattctttaattattataactaattcatatatgtatgtgtatctGTATGAATGCGTGTgtgtatttttaaattaaaattttctgaaTAGGTTTTACTTGAGAATTAGATagaaaaactcataaaaagtCCCAGTGGTCGTGAATGAGTTCaaacttaattttgtttttaattttctgtaagtagaaaaaattcattaaaagaaAGAAGCTTCAAAGGGCCCaaagttttagttttaaatatttttaggtaGTTATATATTGACTAGATAAATATTTAGTCAATATGTTGATCACTTTGTTTTTTCCGGTTCTTAATGGGTTcggattttttttattcgataagttacacatgcacccaaTGGGTTTGGGCCTCTGCTGTTTTCTACAGGGAGATGAGTTGTCATATGAGCTAGAACTCATATGGGTATAGTATGAATTATTGttatgaaaatcttgttttccaaatttaataataataaaaaaaaaattgcgatTTAGAAGACTTATCATACTTGTGTCTTGGAGTATAGATGATTTACCTTACAGGAAGGCTTAAAGTTCTATGAAGCACAGACCCTTCATTTAGGGTGCTGTATTCATGTCGTATCCGTGTTGTATCCATGTCATACCAGTACTGTACCAGCCGagtaatgttataatttttttagaaattgctTGCGTTGCTGTGTTGTACCTGTACCGGTACCTATGTCTAAGATAATGTCTGTCTTACATGTTGGAGAGTATATTAGTATAAACATTGTGTATTAGTGAGTGGGTGTTTGCACTAGAGCAATTTGTGCACGCGTGCATGGCTAGCTATGTTAAGATGAGTTTGATTATATATCCTTGTTCATGTTTTCTCtagattgatttaaaaaaaaaaaatgagcaagcTTGGAAGGTAATTAAGTAAACCCTTATGTGAACATTTTGTAGGTTGGTTCAACAAAGTGTAGGTTGGTTACAAAAACCTTTGACTCGGTTGGAACACAACAAATATGAGGCCCATCTTTTGTGGTAATGTTGAATTTGATGCCCGGCAGTCTGATATTGAGCGACTTTTCAGAAGATATGGGAGGGTTGAGAGGGTGGATATGAAGTCTggtatgttcttttttttctactgTTGTTATTATTAGTTTCTGATCTTTCATTACTCCTAGGCTACATTTGCTTTTCAGTTACTTGtatctgatttttctttgttgctctatttaataaataatggTTTGTGATTTCCAATACTGTGTTCTTTTGTACACTTTGAGTTTATTTTGGGTGGTCAGGCTACTAGAAAAAGTGAAATATTCCTTAAGATGTGGTTGCAGTGATTTTCTTGACTACAACATCGTATGTTAGCCTCTGAGTTATGATGAGTATTATCTACATCTGTCTCCATCATTACGATGAAAAGTTCGATCCACATTAATGTGGTGATTTGTGGAACAAGATTATTACCTAGTCATCCTTGTTTCGCATATACTGTATGAGTGAATATAGATCAAAGTTTACAACATTTTATTGATGCTTGggattgttttttttataaatatggtAGAATACAGATTTTATGTTTCAGAAGTTCTACAGCAATGGAGAAATCTAACAGGGACTATTTCTCTCAAACAAATGTGGAGATGACGAATCTCTATTTGGACTACACAACTCAATGATGAAACTGTCCTCTCATGTTGAGTCAGCGGGGTTTCGACATGTTTAAGATTTCAGAAAGGGTAAAATAGCATACACCCATTGAAAATGATTATATTGGAAGAACTCATTGACCCTTTGTTGTATCAGTTATGGCACCCAACAATGATACTTACCAGTGGTATTTTTGacttatttcttcaaaatttggtCAGTTTTATGGAAAAAAGTACTTTTTACTACTATATCAAAATATTGGGTATGATACAGATGCCTTTTTCCTCAGTGGTAAAATTATATGTAGTTTTATAGAGGTGGGGGTTGAGTGGGAGAGATGCAGAGGGTACGCACATTTGATGGCAACACCTTCATGCTAGAAAAAAgtgatctctttctttctgcCCATAGGATCGTCCTTAGAAATGAcatttagtgtgcgtttgggtagggatgaaaaatgaaaattatatcactatttagcttatttttgctattatttattggcccattgtactattttaactaacttttacctttatctacagtactttcagcaataattttttagtttcagcaaaataaatggtttccaaacacacccttaatgTCATCTTTTCAATTGCCAAATAAGGGCATAAACTACTAAATAGATTCTTGAGTGCCTTCAATTCGGAAACCAACTAAGGAAACTCCAATTGTAATTCACCATCCAATAACTAATATTCGAGAGGGTCagtatttaattctttaaaataattatttttaactgGGTGTAGATGCTATTTTCCCTTGAGAGAAGCAAGTTTCACTAAGTGTAAACCCCCATACTCAACCATTTCTTTGGCGCAGGATTACTTGGAATGTCCATGCTCTTGGATGGATGTGCTTCTCTGCATTTCTTTTCTAGCATGTCCCAAGCTTCATCTTCTTGTATTTTTCAGAAGAATTATTCTGATCTGCCCTAGCCCTGCCATCCTACACTAGCTCAGATACCATTGCTTTTTCATTCCTCATGATTTTTGCTCAGTGTTCAATTTCCGACACGTTTCAACATAGAAATCATGATCACAGCCAATGGCAGGTGTTGTGTTACTTCCTGACAGTTTTTTTAATACATGTATTTTTCAGAGTTTGATGAGTTGACGTTTCCTCATTTTCTAAACTGTCTCCATGAGCAGaattttgtcttttggtaaTTAGTTTATATACCTGAAATTGTCCTGCTCTGGTTTCTTAACATTTTGGTCTTTTAGGATTTGCTTTCGTCTATATGGAAGATGAACGAGATGCTGAGTATGCAATTCGAAGACTTGACAGGACAGAATTTGGTCGAAAGGGTCGCCGACTTCGTGTTGAGTGGACCAAGGTGATTTTCTATTGGTTGGTGCTCAATATTGATATGTAAACATTTTATGATGTTTTCGTTGCatcttacttataaaaaaattgttctctctctctcttgcgcGCACGTGCACACAACACAGAGAAATGATTATAGACATATTCTTTTggattaaaatttattacatctGATTCATTTCATGTCTATGATGGTTTTGGTGATTATATGTCTCCACTGCCTTGCAATGTTTATGATCTTAAGTATGCGTGTCTACCTGTCTACACACTCTTGTAACTGTTGCATATTTCTTTATACTTCTCTGAAGTATTGCCTTTTGTATTAAACATGGTCAAGTATACAAGCTTCATATCTACTTATTAGTGTCCAAAAACACTTCCTTGGTAATTTTACTCAGCTTTCTAacttaatctttaatttttgtaatgcAGCACGAACGTGGCATTAGAAGGCCTGGTGGTTCAAGATCTTCGGCTAATGTGAAACCATCAAAAACCTTGTTTGTCATTAATTTTGATCCAAGCTATACCAGAACAAGGGATTTGGAGAGGCACTTTGATCCACATGGGAAAATATTGAACATAAGGATCAGAAGGAATTTTGCATTTATTCAGTATGAGACACAGGAGGATGCTACCAGAGCATTGGAAGCAACGAACATGAGGTTGTATTTTCCTTCAGCAAATTCTAGTAGTATACTTGATTTAGAATTTCTAATTGCAAATCATTGTAGTTGCTTTTGAAACAATCCTCTGTAGTAATTAGTCATAGGAGTGCCTGACAATGAATTctggtttacttatatttgaGGTGCAGTAAGTTCATGGATCGAGTCATTTCAGTGGAATATGCAGTTcgggatgatgatgatgagaggAGAAATGGGCACAGTCCCGATAGAAGAGGCCGCGACATGTCTCCCCATAGAAGAAGCTATGACCATGGGCGATCCCCAAGTCCATATCGAAGAGATAGGGCAAGCCCAGACTATGGCCATGGACCAAATCTAAGCTCCAGATCTGAACTAAGAGGAAGTCCCAAATATGATAGAGGAGCTGAAAGCCCAGTCAATGGGAGATATGACAGGTTCTAAtctttctcaattttttgtAACTGTTCAACCTTGAGTTAATATGCGAATGCATGATTTTTACTTGCATCTGTCTATATTGTTGACAATACAGCCGATCACCACCACCAAGGGAAAGATCATCACCACCGGCAAGGGAAAGATCTCGATCTTAAACAGAAGCAGAGTAGAAGTTCCAGTCCAGTGGGTAGTTGTTTGCTTTTTACTGTGTTTCACTTTGTTACTTGATTGCAAACACTGCAGGGTCCAGTTATCAACTTGTTTTTTGTATTCTTGTTGTGATTTAAACTTCTAAGTAATAGGTCGTTAAAAGTACCTGGTCATGGTTTAAGCTTTGCTTGCATCTCTGGTTTCTTATTCATTATTTTTGGCTGTGTTTTTCTCCCGAGTTTAATATGGGGTTGGAGTTCTCTGGAATCAACAAAACGGGGTGTACAGAATGCAGGGTTCGACTTCCATCTAATACCACTATTCATTGAATGGGACCTTAACAGGACATATCATTTTCGTGTGCTGTTTAGTGATCCAGTGGTCCGCAGAGTACACACCCCAAACATaaccaatcattttttttataggtaaaaacCAAACCAATCGTGCATTACTTTAAATGTTGTGAACCTACTTTGATGTGAGAGGTGGCATCTCATTGGAAATACACCTTGTTTTTATCATTTCCTTGAAAAGAAGGCTttcaaaattgttaaatttttgggGTAGAACCGACATTTTTGCAGTTTCGACACAGTTTCTTGGATTTTGCTAAATATTCAAAGtttattaaatatttctttACTCCTATATTAGATGGGTCGTAACGTGTAGTAATCTTTGCTCAATGCAGATAACTATTTTGAACAACTGAAGAGGCCTAGGGTCATTTTTGGCCGATCAGCCCCGTATGTTTTTTTGAGAGTGTTATATGCAATATATACGCACACACTAGAATCCCACAAACCCCTGGGCACTAAGACGTAGGGAGGTGCCGTTAGACCACCACAAATGGCATGTACTCAGTCTATCTCTGTTAGATCAATTGAAAAACTTTCGTGCCCCTAATATATACATTATTGATTAAATTAAGGTTTTCAAACTTTTCAAGGGCAGAAATGTAACTCAGCTAGAAGCCAAGGAGTAAAGTGGTTATGAATAGGACACTAGGACCCAACCAAAAGCACATGATTACATCAAGGGCTATTGGCATGCTTTTACAATAAAGCCTAGTGGggcacaatattttcaattacTATTGTTTCGATATATTTGTCGCAAAATAAATGTGGTGTTGATGAAAAACTAGATATATTTGTCGCGAAATAAATGTGGTGGAGATGAAAAACTTAGATAAAATTGTTGTAGACTAATCAGCAAtctgtgaaaaaaaaatgaaaaaattgttgtgTCAATCGATTCAATCgacttttatcattttcttgCAGTGTTAACAGTGTTTTCAGCTGGtataaaatatatgtatttcCTGCATACCGTAAAGTAAAATGGACCTGTACAAAGATGTAGAAAAGTAAggggacaaagtttagttacaaacttgttaagtttcaataaaaaataataatattattattatgttttttgaaaatataacggttaaattgtatattctttatacttttaatatacatcaaattttgtgtcaatttaatattatttattgatttatgaatttattttttatgcataattttagactacaaaaacttaaaatataaacaaatattttctaaaaaaaatataaataattgattgatgacataaatattaatatttgattattttacatatataaataatattaaaaaaaaatctagttatagatttatttaagtttacacaaattattttaactaCAAAGTTGACTGTAGCGTAAATCTAgataatgtaaaaataaaaaaatgggaaaagtAGCATAGCCGACACGCAACATCGTCACGTTCTGGCTACGCAACGCAAAAGCCCCACGCGTCTCGGTTGACTCGCCAAAAGGGCAAAAGGCTTATCCTCGATCTTGTGCTCTgcttttgtttagtttttaactttttagatAGCTAAATTATTTCAGGTGGAGAGCTCTGCTTTGTTCCCGCAGCCATTTATCAGAAAAGACTTGCACTGCCTCAGCCACAAAATTACAACTACAAAAATTATTGATAACCTTTAAAAATGGAACATGTAGAAACTAGAAAGCAACAAAATGGGGTCAAGTATCAATAGTAGAAACTGCAAAAGACTCGTGGTGGTAATAAAAGTCTGGGTTTTGACCCCAAGTACTGCATCACATAACGCATGCACAATACAATACGAACAcatcatatgtatatatatgcatgcattGTGCAACTGCAACATATGT from Castanea sativa cultivar Marrone di Chiusa Pesio chromosome 6, ASM4071231v1 includes:
- the LOC142639290 gene encoding serine/arginine-rich splicing factor RS41-like isoform X1; its protein translation is MRPIFCGNVEFDARQSDIERLFRRYGRVERVDMKSGFAFVYMEDERDAEYAIRRLDRTEFGRKGRRLRVEWTKHERGIRRPGGSRSSANVKPSKTLFVINFDPSYTRTRDLERHFDPHGKILNIRIRRNFAFIQYETQEDATRALEATNMSKFMDRVISVEYAVRDDDDERRNGHSPDRRGRDMSPHRRSYDHGRSPSPYRRDRASPDYGHGPNLSSRSELRGSPKYDRGAESPVNGRYDSRSPPPRERSSPPARERSRS
- the LOC142639290 gene encoding serine/arginine-rich splicing factor RS41-like isoform X2, whose amino-acid sequence is MAGFAFVYMEDERDAEYAIRRLDRTEFGRKGRRLRVEWTKHERGIRRPGGSRSSANVKPSKTLFVINFDPSYTRTRDLERHFDPHGKILNIRIRRNFAFIQYETQEDATRALEATNMSKFMDRVISVEYAVRDDDDERRNGHSPDRRGRDMSPHRRSYDHGRSPSPYRRDRASPDYGHGPNLSSRSELRGSPKYDRGAESPVNGRYDSRSPPPRERSSPPARERSRS